The Candidatus Zixiibacteriota bacterium genome window below encodes:
- a CDS encoding DUF5666 domain-containing protein produces MNLRRILMGSISLGLLISLIGCSGESPVAPMAGSGGSTNGGGIFASATSTEIYGRVASIDPNAHTMTLTGDPTTITVADNAELVRREHGIETPITLFDINVGDSAEVHGDMNGGSLLADRVRIRIEDGPGMEVELRGRVAAVDTMARTLALVGDATVYNVSPSAEIVQRTSGVETPIELGQIVVGDSLEVKGTTQADGSVLLSRIRVKIEDLEDMRAEVEFTARIATIDYSAGTFTVEGHSETIVTDSNTSIFMKANIDSSGTPAGKPVDGGDGEGFQDEDLRTPIAFTDLRVGDFVEIHANRIDASTLYAVAIELEDGAAGDGLEVEFKANLASVDPVNGIVTFDGQTWTGVVAPGADLRGLMDESLTLFDFVAGQLVEVEGFRQAGDTLQVVKMHRDNN; encoded by the coding sequence GTGAACCTTCGCAGAATCCTGATGGGGTCCATCTCACTGGGGTTGCTGATCAGCCTTATCGGCTGTTCCGGGGAAAGCCCGGTCGCGCCGATGGCCGGCTCCGGTGGTTCCACTAACGGCGGTGGTATTTTTGCATCCGCCACCTCGACCGAGATTTACGGTCGTGTTGCCAGCATAGATCCGAACGCACATACGATGACTCTGACCGGCGACCCGACGACCATCACGGTGGCCGACAACGCCGAACTTGTTCGCCGCGAGCATGGCATCGAGACCCCCATCACCCTCTTTGATATCAACGTGGGAGATTCTGCCGAGGTTCATGGCGATATGAACGGCGGCAGTCTTCTGGCCGACCGTGTCCGCATTCGAATCGAAGATGGACCCGGCATGGAAGTGGAGCTGCGCGGACGAGTCGCTGCCGTGGACACCATGGCACGGACACTTGCGCTGGTAGGGGATGCCACAGTGTACAACGTTTCGCCGTCGGCGGAGATCGTGCAGAGGACCTCGGGAGTTGAGACGCCGATCGAACTGGGGCAGATCGTTGTGGGTGACTCACTCGAAGTGAAGGGGACAACTCAAGCGGACGGCTCAGTGCTGCTCAGCCGTATTCGCGTCAAGATCGAGGATCTGGAAGACATGCGGGCAGAGGTCGAGTTCACGGCCAGGATCGCCACGATCGATTATTCGGCCGGCACGTTCACGGTGGAGGGGCACAGCGAGACCATCGTGACCGACAGCAATACCTCGATTTTTATGAAAGCGAATATCGACTCGAGCGGCACGCCGGCCGGCAAACCGGTTGACGGCGGTGACGGCGAAGGATTCCAGGATGAAGATCTTCGCACTCCCATAGCCTTTACGGATCTGCGAGTGGGTGATTTCGTGGAGATTCATGCCAATCGGATCGATGCCTCGACGCTCTACGCTGTCGCGATCGAGCTCGAAGACGGCGCCGCCGGGGACGGGTTGGAGGTAGAATTCAAAGCGAACCTGGCGTCGGTCGATCCGGTGAACGGGATTGTGACGTTCGACGGCCAGACCTGGACCGGCGTGGTAGCCCCCGGAGCCGATCTGAGAGGGTTAATGGATGAGTCGCTGACGCTGTTCGATTTCGTGGCGGGTCAATTGGTGGAAGTGGAAGGATTCCGGCAGGCAGGTGATACGCTGCAGGTAGTCAAGATGCATCGCGACAACAACTGA